The nucleotide window GGGGggattaaaaagaaaaaacccatCCCCAAAATAGGAACAGTAGAATTTGTAGACCCAAACTTCCGGtcgttcattttttgttttcctcatgCCAATTGTTAGCTTTCTTTATCCgtctatcccccccccccatctttCTCTTGCTTCTTCCTAtcactagtttttttttattttttattatcatttgtttttgatttccGTGAAATCGTTTTCAGTTGGTATAGAAAACGAGAATGCAATTAATCTTTACcttccaatttaaaaaaagaaatccaatctttgagttttcattttgtattTGAAATGATtcgttaaatatttttttattttgctctTCTCTTGCCTATCCCACCTGAACGATTGATTCTTCTcactttttttctatattACTATTCGctaaaagggaggggggggaggTCCGAATAACGTAGAACATTTTCGAAACATCTTCTTTCCCCTATCGACgccattttcttatttcatttctctctccttttcacaaaaaaaaaacaaaacaaaagaaaaccataATATTTCGATTCTGATGCAGCATAGATTTTTGACAGTATACCGGGCCCGAGGCACCGCCTCATCAGCCGCTTTAAATTGGGGGCCCTTCGTCTGGAACAATATCcaatcttaaaaaagaaaaagcctcAAATccaatataaattttttttttttagcctaCATAGCCCCTTTTTACACATCTTCAGATAATGGACCTATTTTCCTTGCTGTTCTCGTTACATGGCGAGAACAGTTACCGCAAACAATCCAAACCACCTTCCCAACCGACACAATCAAAAAAATTCCGCCGCTCTCCTTTTTCATTTCCTCCCCCTCTCACCTGTACACCGTGAAACCTTGTTCCCGATTTCCTTTTCGTCTTGTGTGTTCTTCCCGTGCTCTACcctttatcatttttttttgaaaacccCGCGCACGGAAGTGGAAGGCCGCCATCGTCGAGAACACAATGGCACATCATCGGGCAACTGAACCTTAAGAATAAAAACGAAACCttgatcctttttattttcaaaaaaaaaaaaaaaaaaatgtgttacctgaaacaaatgaaacCCTCCACCCCACaaacccaaaacaaaacaaaaggggcGCTCGCTGCAGCTACGACCTGATTTACTATTGCAGAAACTCAGCCTACTCCGTACAGACCCTCgccggaagaagaagaggaaccaCGCCAACCCGCCTACGTCTACGCAGTTGCTGAACCGGAGCAGCCGTCCTTTGTCCAACAGCCGTTTGTTCCGTCTCCAGTTTCCACGATCGATGCTGTTCTGTGGGGACCCCAGGAGGAGGATCAACAGGTATTGCAGGAATACGTTCCAGTCCGCCAGGAACAGGAAGTTTCGGCCGAGGAAGCTCAAGTGCCGTACGAGGAAGAGGCTCCCATTCAAGATGGAAGCCTTTTGCTCTCGGTCGAACAGGAACTTGGCCAGGAGCCAGAATATCAGGAGCCAATCCGCCAGGTCGAGCCGGAATACGTGCAGCCCGTTTACCAAGAGCCTGTCCAGGTTCAACCCCAACAACCCGTCGAGATTTTTCAGGTGGAGCAGGAGGAGCCAGAGGAGCCAACCGTTCAGATCCAGCAGGAGGAGCAGTACATCGAGCCCGTCCAGATTCAACAGCAACCCGAGCAAACGTACCAGGTCTCTCAAGAATATCTACCACCTTTCCAGGTTTACCAGCAACAACCCGAGCCTGAGATCCAGCGGGAACAAGTCGCAGTCCAACCACAATACGAGCCCGTCAAAGTTGTCCAGCAACAACCTGAAGTAGCACCCGAAATCGTCCAAGAATACGTGGCACCTGTCCAGGTTGTCGAGACTATCCAGCCCGAGGTGTTTGAGGAGGTTCAGCAGGAATACGTCGAGCCCGTTCAGGTTGCCCAACAACCCGAACAGACGTACCAAATCGAACAGGAATACATCGAACCCGTTCAGATTCCCGAGCAGCCCCTTGTGATCCCGGAAGAACGGCAACAATCGTACCAGGTAGAACAGGAGATCGAGAAAGAGCTCGTTCAGGTCCAGGAAGAGCCGGAGCAATCATACCAAGTGGAACAGGAGATTGAGAAACAAGCCAGCCCGACGTATCAGGAGCCATTGGAACAGCAGTTCAATTTCCAGCAGACGATCGCAGATTTCGCCAAGAAACAGACGGTTGACAATTTGTCCAGCAGTCCAGTCCTATCGGCCAACAAACAAGCAGGTAGAGGTCGACCCATCCGACCACGCCCAATCATCTTCCAGAGGACGGAAGAAGATTTGTTCCAGCAAGGTTTCCCTGAGGTGGCCGCACCGGAAGGTGACGATGTGCCGTTGGATGAGCAAGCAGCCATCCGCGAGGCTATCTTTGAGCTCAAAAAAGAAAGTCGAACTGGTTAAGGAATTAAACCTTTCTTTCCTTATTCGCAACTCTTCTCTCCTTTATTATCTGTCTCTTTTACAGCTCAATCAAACAGTTAGTGGCATTGATTCGGTCACACCCTCCCCCCCCACTAAACGGGTTGTGCCCATATGTTGAATTGTTTTGCAATACCGTTCGAAAACGAACCACAACAAGAACTCAATCGCCTTTGACTCAAATGGTTCCCCCGATTCACGTCagtgtaaaacaaaaacaccaggattcttttttgttttgtttttttttttaatttctccCATCAAAACATTTCTCGTTTTCCCCATTTGTTTACGCACACGCATGCGCACTGAACAagatttttcttgtttttgcgCATTAATAAGGAGTTTGAAGACGTACTCGCCTGGTGCACGTATCGTCTGCCCAGCATCACCCGGCCGTGCTTCTTttgtacataaaaaaaaaacaaaaaaaacaattctctttcttttcttttaatagcttcttttttttttacccaaaGTCCACACATTTCCATTGCAAAATTGTGTTCCCGGACGTCACCTCttatctcttatttttttttttgttttcttgccttgttttctttccggCCAAGAAAAACATGACAtcttttatcattttttgtttaaaatccATGTATGATTGTATGATGTTTTTCCTTCCTTCTTGAATAAttccccactttttttttgaattttaacatgacctgtttttttttttttttattcgcaCGGGATATTATTATGGTTTGCCCGGTCGAAACCaattcttgttcttgttggtTATCGTTTggttatccttttttttttagttattatTGTTTTGTAGAATGACATGGGAAATTTTAGTTAAAAGAAACGAGGAAGAAGCCAAACTAGAGGATGATAAATCGGCaactttttgattttggattttctttttaaatttgaaaggCGCGTGATCCGCCATTTGGAATAGGCCAAGATCAACTAACTCACGtaaccgtaaaaaaaaaaattaaaataaccaACAAAAAccgacaaaaaaataaacagcaAACCAGAGATGATGTGTATGTGGTAGTCAATGTTGCTCAACCAAGTTTGGCTATCGTATCGTAGATTTTCCGTCTCGAAATCTTGACGTACCCTTCGAAAATTCATACCgtcccccccttttatttCCCCTCACtgatttgtttctttgttaCAATAACtccccttttcctttttttcgtaATGTTTAATCTATCTCCGATATGCTGTATCTTCCCATCCTTCCACCTTTCACGTGGATAtactcccctttttttttttcattgactACAATAAATATATGCGGATCGTCCGTTTTTCTCGATGTCGAATGATTTCCGCGTT belongs to Daphnia magna isolate NIES linkage group LG1, ASM2063170v1.1, whole genome shotgun sequence and includes:
- the LOC116936512 gene encoding bromodomain-containing protein DDB_G0280777; translated protein: MKITFCCHNRRCRSQSQFQLKCQPLSLNSTSPSRPTKQPVEDAPQQVAVFFSAPAQQVVSAPAVDYLPPSAETDDSIDVDIRQETTPIDYQDVAAVPDPVPAQPEYYGESQVVDEPAYGSRITQRLPEETQPTPYRPSPEEEEEPRQPAYVYAVAEPEQPSFVQQPFVPSPVSTIDAVLWGPQEEDQQVLQEYVPVRQEQEVSAEEAQVPYEEEAPIQDGSLLLSVEQELGQEPEYQEPIRQVEPEYVQPVYQEPVQVQPQQPVEIFQVEQEEPEEPTVQIQQEEQYIEPVQIQQQPEQTYQVSQEYLPPFQVYQQQPEPEIQREQVAVQPQYEPVKVVQQQPEVAPEIVQEYVAPVQVVETIQPEVFEEVQQEYVEPVQVAQQPEQTYQIEQEYIEPVQIPEQPLVIPEERQQSYQVEQEIEKELVQVQEEPEQSYQVEQEIEKQASPTYQEPLEQQFNFQQTIADFAKKQTVDNLSSSPVLSANKQAGRGRPIRPRPIIFQRTEEDLFQQGFPEVAAPEGDDVPLDEQAAIREAIFELKKESRTG